The Microcebus murinus isolate Inina chromosome 4, M.murinus_Inina_mat1.0, whole genome shotgun sequence genome has a segment encoding these proteins:
- the TTC9C gene encoding tetratricopeptide repeat protein 9C translates to MEKRLQEAQLYKEEGNQRYREGKYRDAVSRYHRALLQLRGLDPSLPSPIPNLGPQGPALTPEQENILQTTQTDCYNNLAACLLQMEPVNYERVREYSQKVLERQPDNAKALYRAGVASFHLQDYDQARHYLLAAVSRQPKDANVQRYLQLTQSELSSYHRKEKQLYLGMFG, encoded by the exons ATGGAGAAGCGCCTGCAGGAGGCCCAGCTGTACAAGGAGGAAGGGAACCAGCGCTACCGGGAAGGGAAGTACCGAGATGCTGTGAGTAGGTACCATCGAGCTCTGCTTCAGCTTCGGGGTCTGGATCCAAGTCTGCCCTCCCCGATACCTAACCTAGGGCCTCAGGGCCCGGCTCTCACACCTGAACAAGAAAACATACTGCAAACCACCCAGACAGACTGCTACAACAATCTAGCTG CCTGCCTCCTTCAGATGGAGCCAGTAAACTACGAACGAGTGAGAGAATACAGTCAGAAAGTCCTGGAACGACAGCCTGATAATGCCAAAGCCTTGTATCGGGCTGGAGTAGCCTCTTTCCATCTGCAGGACTATGACCAAGCTCGACACTACCTCTTGGCAGCTGTCAGTAGGCAGCCTAAAG ATGCCAATGTCCAGCGGTACCTCCAGCTGACACAGTCTGAACTCAGCAGCTACCATAGGAAAGAGAAACAGCTCTACCTGGGCATGTTTGGTTAA
- the HNRNPUL2 gene encoding heterogeneous nuclear ribonucleoprotein U-like protein 2 — MEVKRLKVTELRSELQRRGLDSRGLKVDLAQRLQEALDAEMLEDETGGGGAGPGGACKAEPRPVAASGGGPGGDEEEDEEEEEEDEEALLEDEDEEPPPAQASDQAAQPPPDPPEAAAMEALAEPNASEKPAEATAGSGGVNGGEEQGTGKGEEDEPEERSGDETPGSEAPGDKAAEEQGDDQDSEKSKPAGSDGERRGVKRQRDEKDEHGRAYYEFREEAYHSRSKSPPPPEEEAKDEEEDQTLVNLDTYTSDLHFQVSKDRYGGQPLFSEKFPTLWSGARSTYGVIKGKVCFEAKVTQNLPMKEGCTEVSVLRVGWSVDFSCPQLGEDEFSYGFDGRGLKAENGQFEEYGQTFGENDVIGCFANFENEEVELSFSKNGEDLGVAFRINKESLADRALLPHVLCKNCVVELNFGQKEEPFFPPPEEFVFIHAVPVEERVRTAVPPKTIEECEVILMVGLPGSGKTQWALKYAKENPEKRYNVLGAETVLNQMRMKGLEEPEMDPKSRDLLVQQASQCLSKLVQIASRTKRNFILDQCNVYNSGQRRKLLLFKTFTRKVVVVVPNEEDWKKRLELRKEVEGDDVPESIMLEMKANFSLPEKCDYMDEVTYGELEKEEAQPIVTKYKEEARKLLPPSEKRTNRRNNRNKRNRQNRSRGQGYVGGQRRGYDNRAYGQQYWGQSGNRGGYRNFYDRYRGNYDRFYRRDYEYNRYRDYYTQYNRDWQNYYYHHPQDRDRYYRNYYGYQGYR, encoded by the exons atGGAGGTGAAGCGGCTGAAAGTGACCGAGCTGCGGTCGGAGCTGCAGCGGCGGGGCCTGGACTCGCGTGGCCTCAAAGTGGATCTGGCGCAGCGGCTGCAGGAGGCGCTGGACGCTGAGATGCTCGAGGACGAGACCGGCGGTGGCGGGGCCGGGCCCGGCGGGGCCTGCAAGGCGGAGCCTCGGCCTGTGGCCGCGTCGGGcggcggcccgggcggggacgaggaggaggacgaagaggaggaggaggaggacgaggaggcgCTGCTTGAGGACGAGGACGAAGAGCCACCCCCTGCTCAGGCCTCGGACCAGGCCGCGCAGCCGCCGCCGGATCCACCGGAGGCGGCAGCCATGGAGGCCTTGGCCGAGCCCAATGCTTCCGAGAAGCCGGCGGAGGCCACGGCCGGGTCAGGTGGGGTAAATGGAGGCGAAGAGCAGGGCACTGGCAAAGGGGAGGAAGACGAGCCCGAGGAGCGGAGCGGCGATGAGACGCCAGGATCCGAGGCGCCGGGTGACAAGGCCGCAGAGGAACAGG GAGATGACCAAGATAGTGAAAAGTCAAAACCAGCAGGCTCAGATGGTGAGCGGCGGGGGGTAAAGAGACAGCGGGATGAGAAGGATGAACATGGCCGAGCTTACTATGAATTCCGAGAGGAGGCTTACCACAGCCG CTCAAAGTCTCCACCACCCCCAGAAGAAGAAGCaaaagatgaggaggaggatcAAACTCTTGTGAATTTGGACACAT ATACCTCGGATCTCCACTTTCAAGTGAGCAAAGACCGCTATGGAGGGCAGCCACTTTTCTCAGAGAAGTTCCCCACCCTTTGGTCTGGGGCAAGGAGTACTTATGGAGTGATAAAGGGAAAAGTCTGCTTTGAGGCAAAG GTCACCCAGAATCTCCCAATGAAAGAAGGCTGCACAGAAGTTTCTGTCCTTCGAGTTGGATGGTCTGTTGATTTTTCCTGTCCACAGCttg GCGAGGATGAATTCTCCTATGGTTTCGATGGACGAGGACTCAAAGCAGAGAATGGACAGTTTGAGGAATATGGCCAGACTTTTGGGGAAAATGATGTCATTGGCTGCTTTGCT AATTTTGAGAATGAAGAAGTAGAACTTTCCTTCTCCAAGAATGGAGAAGACCTAGGTGTGGCATTCCGGATCAACAAGGAATCCCTAGCAGACCGAGCCCTTCTACCCCATGTCCTCTGCAAAAATTGTGTTGTAGAATTAAACTTTGGTCAGAAGGAAGAGCCCTTCTTCCCACCACCAGAAGAGTTTGTGTTCATCCATGCTGTGCCTGTTGAGGAGCGTGTGCGCACTGCAGTCCCTCCCAAGACCATAGAGGAGTGTGAG GTGATTCTAATGGTGGGACTGCCTGGATCTGGAAAGACCCAGTGGGCACTGAAATACGCAAAAGAAAACCCTGAGAAAAGATACAATGTCCTGGGAGCTGAGACTGTGCTCAATCAAATGAGG ATGAAGGGGCTCGAGGAGCCAGAGATGGATCCCAAAAGCCGAGACCTTTTAGTTCAGCAAGCCTCCCAGTGCCTTAGTAAGCTGGTCCAGATTGCTTCCCGGACAAAAAGGAACTTCATTCTTGATCAG TGTAATGTGTACAACTCTGGTCAGCGGCGGAAGCTATTGCTATTCAAGACCTTCACTAGGAAAGTGGTGGTGGTTGTCCCTAATGAGGAAGATTGGAAGAAAAGGCTGGAGTTGAGGAAGGAAGTGGAAGGAGATGATGTGCCTGAGTCTATAATGCTGGAGATGAAAG CCAACTTCTCTTTGCCTGAAAAATGCGACTATATGGATGAAGTGACATACGGGGAGCTAGAGAAGGAGGAAGCCCAGCCCATTGTCACTAAGTACAAGGAGGAGGCAAGGAAGCTGCTGCCCCCCTCTGAGAAGCGGACAAACCGCAGAAACAACCGAAACAAGCGAAACCGGCAGAACCGAAGCCGAGGCCAAGGCTATG TGGGCGGGCAGCGCCGAGGCTACGACAACCGGGCCTACGGGCAGCAGTACTGGGGGCAGTCTGGAAACAGAGGG ggATACCGTAATTTCTATGATCGATACAGGGGAAACTATGATCGATTCTACAGGCGAGATTATGAGTACAACAGATACAGAGACTATTACACACAATACAATCGGGAT TGGCAGAATTACTACTACCACCACCCCCAGGACAGAGACCGATACTACAGGAACTACTACGGTTACCAAGGGTATCGGTGA
- the GNG3 gene encoding guanine nucleotide-binding protein G(I)/G(S)/G(O) subunit gamma-3, producing the protein MKGETPVNSTMSIGQARKMVEQLKIEASLCRIKVSKAAADLMTYCDAHACEDPLITPVPTSENPFREKKFFCALL; encoded by the exons ATGAAAGGGGAGACCCCTGTGAACAGCACTATGAGTATTGGGCAAGCACGCAAGATGGTGGAACAGCTTAAGATTGAAGCCAGCTTGTGCCGGATAAAG GTGTCCAAGGCAGCAGCAGACCTGATGACTTATTGTGATGCCCACGCCTGTGAGGATCCCCTCATCACCCCTGTACCCACTTCGGAGAACCCCTTCCGGGAGAAGAAGTTCTTCTGTGCCCTCCTCTGA